From a single Pleurodeles waltl isolate 20211129_DDA chromosome 8, aPleWal1.hap1.20221129, whole genome shotgun sequence genomic region:
- the LOC138249454 gene encoding olfactory receptor 51G2-like, with product MELGNQTPSNFILVGIPGMEESQHWLAFPFCFLYIISIMGNCTILFIIRTERSLHTPMYCLLAMLALIDLGVALTTLPTILSIFCFQAPEININACLAQMFFIHFLPEIESGVLLAMAFDRYIAICKPLRYTAILTNSLIENISLAIFTRGICIVLPLPLLTIRFPFCKSHMLSHSYCLHQDIIRLACADIKVNSVFGMVAVILSWGLDSLFILFSYVMILWAVLKIATKDAQFKALNTCISHICAVLMFYIPLIGISVVHRVRQHHSTLFPTMLANVYLLGPPVVNPIIYSIKTKQIRARILRTFQSHRIHAEGHS from the coding sequence ATGGAGTTGGGTAATCAAACTCCTTCAAACTTCATCCTGGTTGGCATCCCTGGAATGGAAGAGAGCCAACACTGGTTGGCTTTTCCTTTTTGTTTCCTATACATCATCTCAATCATGGGGAATTGCACCatactcttcatcatcaggacagagcGCAGCCTCCACACACCTATGTACTGTCTGCTGGCCATGCTGGCACTCATTGACCTTGGTGTGGCCCTGACCACTCTTCCAACTATCCTCAGCATCTTCTGCTTCCAAGCCCCAGAAATCAACATTAATGCCTGTTTAGCGCAAATGTTCTTCATccattttcttccagaaattgaGTCAGGTGTGTTGCTAGCCATGGCCTTCGATCGATATATAGCCATATGTAAGCCTCTCAGATACACGGCCATTCTAACAAACTCATTAATAGAAAACATCAGTCTTGCAATATTTACTCGCGGCATCTGTATAGTGTTGCCGCTTCCCTTACTCACAATAAGATTTCCCTTCTGCAAGTCACATATGTTGTCACACTCTTATTGTTTACATCAGGATATAATTAGGCTTGCATGTGCAGACATAAAAGTAAATAGCGTTTTTGGAATGGTCGCTGTCATCCTCTCCTGGGGCCTGGATTCTCTCTTCATTTTATTTTCTTATGTAATGATCTTATGGGCTGTCCTGAAGATTGCAACCAAAGATGCCCAGTTTAAGGCACTTAATACATGTATCTCCCATAtctgtgctgtgctgatgttttatATTCCTCTTATTGGTATATCAGTGGTCCACAGGGTTAGacagcatcactctactctatttcCTACTATGTTGGCCAATGTGTACCTGCTGGGGCCACCTGTGGTAAACCCTATAATATACAGCATCAAAACAAAGCAGATCCGTGCACGGATACTAAGGACATTTCAAAGTCACAGAATACACGCAGAGGGCCATTCTTAG